A section of the Clostridium sp. TW13 genome encodes:
- a CDS encoding GTP pyrophosphokinase encodes MVVVEWKSFLTPYQQAVEELKIKLKSIRKEYRRRNEYSPIEFVTGRVKEVSSMLEKANKFGIPINRLEYELEDIAGIRVMCQFVDDIETVVQLLRKRTDMQILYEKDYVTNGKPSGYRSYHMIIKYPVNMAEGQKEILAEFQIRTLSMNFWATIEHSLNYKYKQEIPSEIKNKLRNAADAAFQLDEGMLEIKEEIKDAQKLFEVKSDVISNIMNNILTLSSLGKIAEASRYQLLLNKLIEEGDVWEFNNLLHSIQRDIEKYDN; translated from the coding sequence ATAGTGGTCGTAGAATGGAAATCTTTTTTAACTCCATATCAACAGGCAGTGGAGGAGTTGAAAATTAAATTAAAGAGTATAAGAAAAGAATATAGAAGAAGAAATGAATACTCACCAATAGAGTTCGTAACAGGAAGAGTTAAAGAAGTATCTAGCATGCTAGAAAAGGCAAATAAATTCGGAATTCCAATAAATAGATTAGAGTATGAATTGGAGGATATTGCAGGGATAAGAGTTATGTGTCAGTTCGTTGATGATATTGAGACAGTTGTGCAACTTTTACGAAAGAGAACTGATATGCAAATTTTATATGAAAAAGATTATGTTACTAATGGAAAACCAAGTGGTTATAGAAGCTATCATATGATTATAAAATATCCTGTTAATATGGCTGAAGGCCAAAAAGAAATTCTAGCAGAATTCCAAATACGTACTCTATCAATGAATTTCTGGGCAACCATTGAGCATTCTTTAAATTATAAGTATAAACAAGAAATACCTAGTGAAATAAAAAATAAGTTAAGGAATGCAGCTGATGCAGCCTTTCAATTGGATGAAGGAATGCTTGAAATAAAAGAAGAAATAAAGGATGCTCAAAAGTTATTTGAAGTAAAGTCTGATGTTATATCAAATATAATGAATAATATCCTAACATTAAGTTCTTTAGGAAAAATAGCTGAAGCCTCTAGGTATCAACTATTATTAAATAAGCTTATTGAAGAGGGGGATGTGTGGGAGTTTAATAATCTTCTTCATTCTATTCAAAGAGATATTGAGAAATATGACAATTAA
- the tyrS gene encoding tyrosine--tRNA ligase, whose translation MANILDELLERGYIKQFTHEDETRELLEKEKVTFYIGFDPTADSLHVGHFIAMMFMAHMQKAGHRPIALLGGGTAMVGDPSGKTDMRQMLTKEQIEHNVSCIKKQMERFIDFSDGKALLLNNADWLMNLNYVDFLRDVGTHFSVNRMLTAECFKQRLEKGLSFLEFNYMLMQGYDFYHLNQEFNCKMELGGDDQWSNMIAGVELIRRKAQQPAFAMTCTLLTNSEGKKMGKTVNGALWLDPEKTSPYEFYQYWRNIADADVEKCLALLTFLPMDEVRRLGSLKDAAINEAKTVLAYEITKLVHGEEEATKAKSAAEALFSAGSDMSNVPTVTVSKDMLNKAIVDILVETNIMTSKAEAKRLVQQGGLSINGNKVDDFKRELVESDFEDGVALVKRGKKNYNKIVLE comes from the coding sequence ATGGCTAACATATTAGATGAGCTTTTAGAACGTGGATACATAAAGCAGTTTACTCATGAAGACGAAACAAGAGAATTACTTGAGAAAGAAAAGGTTACATTTTATATAGGATTTGACCCTACTGCAGATTCTCTACATGTAGGGCATTTTATTGCAATGATGTTTATGGCACATATGCAAAAAGCAGGGCACAGACCAATCGCCTTACTTGGAGGCGGTACGGCTATGGTTGGTGATCCGAGCGGTAAAACTGATATGAGACAAATGTTAACAAAAGAACAAATTGAACATAATGTTTCTTGTATAAAGAAACAAATGGAAAGATTTATAGACTTTTCAGATGGCAAGGCATTATTATTAAATAATGCAGATTGGTTAATGAATCTTAATTATGTAGATTTTCTAAGAGATGTTGGAACTCATTTCTCTGTAAATAGAATGTTAACAGCTGAATGCTTCAAACAAAGACTTGAAAAAGGATTAAGCTTTTTAGAGTTTAATTATATGCTAATGCAAGGGTATGATTTCTATCATCTAAATCAAGAATTTAATTGTAAGATGGAGTTAGGTGGAGATGATCAGTGGTCAAACATGATAGCTGGTGTAGAACTTATAAGAAGAAAGGCTCAACAACCTGCCTTTGCCATGACTTGTACTTTGCTTACTAATAGTGAAGGTAAGAAAATGGGTAAGACAGTTAATGGAGCTCTTTGGCTAGATCCGGAGAAGACATCACCATATGAATTTTATCAGTATTGGAGAAACATAGCAGATGCAGATGTAGAAAAATGTTTAGCATTATTGACATTTTTACCAATGGATGAAGTAAGAAGACTTGGTTCATTAAAAGATGCTGCAATAAATGAAGCTAAAACTGTTCTTGCTTATGAAATTACTAAGCTTGTACATGGTGAAGAAGAAGCTACAAAGGCAAAATCAGCTGCAGAAGCATTATTTTCAGCAGGTAGTGATATGAGTAATGTGCCAACAGTAACAGTATCTAAAGATATGCTTAATAAGGCTATAGTAGATATTTTAGTAGAAACTAATATAATGACATCAAAGGCTGAAGCAAAGAGATTAGTTCAGCAAGGGGGATTGTCCATAAATGGAAATAAGGTGGATGATTTCAAGAGAGAATTAGTTGAAAGTGATTTTGAAGATGGAGTAGCACTTGTTAAAAGAGGCAAGAAGAACTATAACAAAATTGTTCTTGAATAG
- the leuS gene encoding leucine--tRNA ligase has translation MSNYSKAIDTKWQKKWEETELYKFDKNSSKEKLYTLEMFSYPSGANLHAGHWFNFGLVDSWARMKRMQGYNVFQPMGFDAFGLPAENYAIKTGIHPKDSTEKNIATMEKQLRAMGAMFNWENEVITCTPEYYKWTQWLFLKLYEKGLAYRKKAPVNWCPSCNTVLANEQVVDGTCERCSSEVTKKDLTQWFFKITEYADELIEKLDTLDWPEKTVAMQKHWIGKSTGAEVTFKVKDSNLSFDVFTTRVDTLNGVTYVVLAPENKLVDELTTPENKSAVEAYKNEAKKQSDIERQQTSREKTGTFTGSYAINPINGKEVPIWVADYVLATYGTGAVMAVPAHDERDFAFATKFNLPIERVINSSKGTEEPLPFTEYGVLVNSGEFDGLTTEDAKVKIVEKLASKELGTAKVNYRLRDWLVSRQRYWGAPIPVVHCEHCGIVPVPEKDLPVELPYDVEFAPDGKSPLAKCDDFINTTCPHCGAPAKREADTLDTFVCSSWYYLRYTDNKNSDKAFDSAIVNEMLPVDKYVGGPEHACMHLLYARFITKALRDMGYLNFDEPFKSLTHQGLILGPDGLKMSKSKGNTINPDEYIEQYGSDVFRMYLMFGFAYTEGGAWSDDGIKSVARFIERIERSLDSCREAITSNSSAKTSIDKEEKELNYWRHNTIKSVSEDTEKMQFNTSIARMMEFSNALSKYLQEENLNTAFLKEVVDDFLRLLAPFAPHFSEEQWSLLGNSYSIFNESWPTFNPSALVKDEVEIAVQINGKIRAKINVASNLSEDEIKVAALDDANVKAATEGKNIVKVIVIKGRLVNVVVK, from the coding sequence ATGTCAAATTACAGTAAAGCTATTGATACTAAATGGCAAAAGAAATGGGAAGAAACTGAACTTTATAAGTTTGATAAAAATTCTTCAAAAGAAAAATTATATACACTTGAAATGTTCTCATACCCATCAGGGGCAAATCTTCACGCAGGACATTGGTTTAACTTTGGACTTGTAGACTCTTGGGCAAGAATGAAAAGAATGCAAGGCTATAATGTATTCCAACCTATGGGATTTGATGCCTTTGGTTTACCTGCAGAAAATTATGCAATAAAAACAGGTATCCACCCTAAAGATTCTACAGAAAAAAATATAGCAACTATGGAAAAACAATTAAGAGCTATGGGTGCTATGTTTAACTGGGAAAATGAAGTTATAACTTGTACTCCAGAATACTACAAATGGACACAATGGCTATTCTTAAAGCTATATGAAAAAGGATTAGCTTATAGAAAAAAAGCTCCTGTAAACTGGTGTCCTTCTTGTAATACAGTATTAGCAAATGAACAAGTTGTTGATGGTACTTGTGAAAGATGTAGCTCTGAAGTTACAAAAAAAGACTTAACTCAATGGTTCTTCAAAATAACAGAATATGCTGATGAACTAATTGAAAAGTTAGATACTCTTGACTGGCCAGAAAAAACTGTAGCAATGCAAAAACACTGGATAGGAAAATCAACTGGAGCTGAAGTTACTTTTAAGGTCAAGGATTCAAATTTAAGCTTTGATGTATTTACAACAAGAGTTGATACTTTAAATGGAGTTACCTATGTGGTTTTAGCTCCTGAAAACAAATTGGTAGATGAATTAACAACACCTGAAAATAAATCCGCTGTTGAAGCATATAAAAATGAAGCTAAAAAGCAATCTGATATAGAAAGACAACAAACTTCAAGAGAAAAGACCGGTACTTTCACTGGTTCTTATGCTATAAACCCTATAAACGGCAAGGAAGTTCCTATTTGGGTTGCTGACTATGTTCTTGCAACTTATGGAACTGGTGCTGTTATGGCTGTTCCTGCTCATGATGAAAGAGATTTTGCTTTTGCTACTAAATTCAACTTACCTATAGAAAGAGTTATAAATTCTTCTAAAGGTACTGAAGAACCTCTTCCATTCACTGAATATGGAGTTCTTGTTAATAGTGGTGAATTTGATGGATTGACAACAGAAGATGCTAAGGTAAAAATAGTTGAGAAACTTGCTTCCAAAGAATTAGGGACTGCTAAGGTTAACTATAGATTAAGAGATTGGCTAGTTTCAAGACAAAGATATTGGGGAGCCCCTATTCCAGTAGTTCATTGTGAACATTGTGGTATAGTTCCAGTTCCTGAAAAGGATCTTCCAGTAGAGCTACCTTATGATGTAGAGTTTGCACCAGATGGAAAATCTCCACTTGCTAAATGTGATGATTTTATAAACACTACTTGTCCTCATTGTGGTGCTCCAGCAAAAAGAGAAGCTGATACCCTTGATACCTTTGTTTGTTCATCTTGGTACTACCTAAGATATACTGATAACAAAAATTCAGATAAAGCTTTCGATTCTGCTATCGTAAACGAAATGCTACCAGTTGATAAGTATGTTGGTGGACCAGAGCATGCATGTATGCATCTACTATATGCAAGATTTATAACTAAGGCTTTAAGAGATATGGGCTATCTAAACTTTGATGAACCATTTAAATCATTAACTCACCAAGGATTGATTCTTGGACCTGATGGATTAAAAATGAGTAAATCAAAGGGAAATACTATAAATCCTGATGAATACATTGAACAATACGGTTCAGATGTGTTTAGAATGTATTTAATGTTTGGTTTCGCTTATACTGAAGGTGGAGCTTGGAGTGATGACGGAATTAAATCTGTAGCTAGATTTATTGAGAGAATAGAAAGATCACTAGATTCTTGTAGAGAAGCTATTACTTCTAATAGTTCTGCTAAAACTTCTATAGATAAAGAAGAAAAAGAACTTAACTACTGGAGACACAATACAATTAAGAGCGTATCAGAAGACACAGAAAAAATGCAATTTAATACTTCAATTGCAAGAATGATGGAATTCTCAAATGCTCTAAGCAAATATCTACAAGAGGAAAATCTAAATACAGCATTCTTAAAGGAAGTTGTTGATGATTTCTTGAGATTATTAGCACCATTTGCTCCTCATTTCTCAGAAGAACAATGGAGCTTACTTGGAAATTCCTACTCAATCTTTAACGAATCTTGGCCAACATTTAACCCATCAGCATTAGTTAAGGATGAAGTTGAGATTGCAGTACAAATTAATGGTAAAATAAGAGCTAAAATAAATGTAGCATCTAATCTAAGTGAAGATGAAATAAAAGTTGCAGCTTTAGATGATGCTAATGTTAAGGCAGCTACTGAAGGTAAAAATATAGTTAAAGTTATTGTCATTAAAGGCAGACTTGTTAATGTAGTTGTAAAATAA
- a CDS encoding HesB-like protein, with amino-acid sequence MKFMTISEEAVTEFKSFLAENNIDKFNIRINLAGFGCSGPAFNITVEDPTDEDAVETIADVNFIAKKELIEEFGGFIILSTEENEGMGLSLRPVIQPEGGGCSGCHGGCH; translated from the coding sequence ATGAAGTTTATGACAATAAGTGAAGAAGCTGTTACTGAGTTTAAGAGCTTCTTAGCAGAAAACAATATAGATAAATTTAATATAAGAATAAATTTAGCTGGTTTTGGTTGTAGTGGTCCTGCATTCAACATAACTGTTGAGGACCCTACTGATGAGGATGCAGTTGAAACTATAGCAGACGTTAATTTTATTGCTAAAAAAGAACTTATAGAAGAGTTCGGCGGTTTTATAATCCTATCAACTGAAGAAAATGAAGGTATGGGATTATCATTAAGACCTGTAATTCAACCTGAAGGTGGCGGATGTTCAGGTTGTCACGGTGGTTGTCATTAA
- a CDS encoding EscU/YscU/HrcU family type III secretion system export apparatus switch protein has translation MNQRRKAAALKYEKNFEAPIVTAAGMGQIAEKIIAKAQESDVPIVYNKELTDLLCNIDIGEEIPTEIYEAVAHIIAYVTDIDKFNGASK, from the coding sequence ATGAATCAAAGAAGAAAGGCAGCAGCCTTAAAATATGAAAAGAACTTTGAAGCACCGATTGTTACAGCAGCGGGTATGGGACAAATTGCAGAAAAAATAATTGCAAAAGCGCAGGAAAGTGATGTGCCAATAGTGTATAATAAAGAACTAACTGATTTATTATGCAACATTGATATTGGTGAAGAAATTCCTACAGAGATATATGAAGCTGTTGCCCACATAATAGCTTATGTTACTGATATAGATAAGTTTAATGGTGCTTCCAAATAA
- a CDS encoding methyl-accepting chemotaxis protein, translated as MSLFAKNKNHKNDITVDNTIIDSEIPVNYFASSSNDVSEALDNLHTNSNSITDCIKESCDIANTLSSHFNSSIDGLSGVGSIISDLNSEMELLAENVTNVHSMILDTDKLANNGITTIKTLDTSLENLKEAFTVSSSTVNDLVSKLESVNMITDSISQIATQTNLLALNAAIEAARAGEAGKGFSVVAGEVRKLAENSKQAVQSITSILDEIKVDILNASKAMNSGTEAINSQHSSISETKTTFVNIKKATGEASDEIEVCITNLVTSSEKKNLLGTAFDRATENVTKHNNLTDKLVSTLKEESKYLDNLTDSVEEIKASLK; from the coding sequence ATGTCACTATTTGCAAAGAACAAAAATCATAAAAATGATATAACAGTAGATAATACTATAATAGATTCAGAGATACCTGTAAATTATTTTGCTTCTTCATCAAATGATGTATCAGAAGCTTTAGATAACTTACATACAAACTCCAATTCAATTACTGATTGTATAAAAGAATCATGTGATATAGCTAATACCTTATCAAGCCACTTTAACTCTAGCATAGACGGGTTATCTGGTGTGGGATCAATCATTTCAGATCTTAATTCTGAAATGGAGTTACTAGCAGAAAATGTAACAAATGTACATTCTATGATTCTTGATACAGATAAGTTGGCTAACAACGGTATTACTACAATAAAAACTTTAGACACTTCTCTTGAAAATTTAAAAGAAGCATTTACTGTTTCTTCATCCACAGTTAACGACCTTGTTTCAAAATTGGAATCTGTAAATATGATAACAGACTCTATCAGCCAAATTGCAACTCAAACAAATCTACTTGCACTTAATGCTGCTATTGAAGCTGCTAGAGCTGGTGAAGCTGGAAAAGGTTTTAGTGTTGTTGCTGGTGAAGTTAGAAAACTAGCTGAAAATTCTAAACAAGCTGTTCAAAGCATAACTTCAATATTGGATGAAATCAAAGTTGATATATTAAATGCTTCAAAAGCTATGAATTCTGGCACTGAAGCCATTAATTCTCAACATTCTTCTATATCAGAAACTAAAACAACTTTCGTTAACATAAAGAAAGCAACTGGTGAAGCAAGTGATGAAATTGAAGTATGTATAACTAACTTAGTGACATCTTCTGAGAAGAAGAATCTCCTTGGTACAGCATTTGATAGAGCAACTGAAAATGTAACAAAACATAATAATTTAACTGATAAATTAGTTAGCACATTAAAAGAAGAATCTAAATACTTAGATAACTTAACTGACTCAGTTGAAGAAATAAAAGCTTCATTAAAATAG
- a CDS encoding DUF2225 domain-containing protein, with the protein MLNDKNVDINDLLYDKKVHCPVCEFDFSTKVVKVHGPRIQSKDSDFFIRYTKIDPYFYDVWICPCCGYAAMKSNFEKLRSFQKELIQKNISINWKGQSFPELFDEKIAIQRYKLALVNAIVSESRNSVMAMISLKIAWMYRLLEDEKNEISFLGKALNGFLEAYESEPFPIFGMDQHSLMYLIGELYRRTGDYEKSMLWLGNIIVSTIAPARVKEMARNMRNLAKEAADNNHNSPNIPLQK; encoded by the coding sequence ATGCTAAATGACAAAAACGTTGATATAAACGACTTACTATACGATAAAAAAGTTCATTGTCCTGTATGTGAATTTGACTTTTCAACTAAGGTAGTTAAGGTACATGGACCCAGAATACAATCAAAGGATTCTGATTTCTTTATTAGATATACAAAAATTGATCCGTATTTCTATGATGTTTGGATATGCCCATGTTGCGGTTATGCAGCTATGAAAAGCAATTTTGAAAAATTACGTTCTTTCCAAAAAGAACTGATTCAAAAAAACATATCAATAAATTGGAAAGGCCAATCTTTTCCTGAATTATTTGATGAAAAAATAGCTATTCAAAGGTACAAATTGGCATTAGTAAATGCAATTGTATCTGAATCTAGAAATAGTGTAATGGCTATGATTTCACTTAAAATAGCTTGGATGTATCGTCTACTAGAAGATGAGAAAAACGAGATATCATTTTTAGGAAAAGCATTAAACGGATTTTTAGAAGCATATGAATCAGAACCATTCCCAATATTCGGAATGGACCAACATTCTCTTATGTACCTAATAGGCGAACTATATAGAAGAACTGGCGATTATGAGAAATCTATGCTTTGGTTAGGAAACATAATAGTAAGTACTATAGCTCCTGCTAGAGTGAAAGAAATGGCAAGAAATATGAGAAACTTGGCTAAAGAAGCTGCTGACAATAACCACAATTCGCCTAATATACCTTTACAAAAATAA
- a CDS encoding metallophosphoesterase, whose translation MALYAISDLHLAFNSDKPMDIFGQHWFKHDETIRANWLNKIQEQDTVLIAGDISWSMKQDESKLDLDWINSLPGRKIISKGNHDYWWTSISKLNSLYDNTKFIQNNYYNYENWAICGTRGWICPGTSNFTSHDEKVYKRELIRLTLSLEAAKKAGYEKFICMLHYPPTNDKFEESGFTEIFKEFGVKKVIYGHIHGPALNKLMDRERDGIQYIMTACDYIKFDPIKIDL comes from the coding sequence ATGGCATTATATGCAATATCAGATCTTCATCTAGCGTTTAATAGTGATAAGCCTATGGATATATTTGGACAACATTGGTTTAAGCACGATGAGACTATTAGAGCAAATTGGCTTAATAAAATACAAGAGCAGGACACAGTATTGATTGCGGGAGATATTTCTTGGTCAATGAAGCAAGATGAAAGTAAGTTAGATTTAGACTGGATAAATTCTTTGCCAGGCAGAAAAATAATAAGCAAGGGTAATCATGATTACTGGTGGACCAGTATATCTAAACTTAATAGTTTATATGACAATACTAAGTTTATACAAAATAATTATTATAATTATGAGAACTGGGCAATATGTGGAACCAGAGGGTGGATATGCCCTGGGACATCTAATTTTACATCCCATGATGAAAAAGTTTATAAACGAGAATTAATCAGATTAACACTATCATTAGAAGCAGCAAAAAAAGCAGGTTATGAGAAATTTATATGTATGCTTCATTATCCTCCAACGAATGATAAGTTTGAAGAATCTGGATTTACAGAAATATTCAAAGAATTTGGCGTGAAGAAAGTGATCTACGGACATATACATGGTCCAGCATTAAATAAGTTAATGGATAGAGAGAGGGATGGCATACAGTATATTATGACAGCCTGCGACTATATTAAATTTGATCCTATAAAAATAGATTTATAA
- a CDS encoding sensor domain-containing diguanylate cyclase codes for MEDYKLLYEEMLRKFTQYKISVEKEIQKLKLQNLEVEQKLNNISNIVEIGKYINSSISSDNLTSRINDMIVGIFGATYSTIYLNKDGEMAVKVTNSNICEKPSKEIELYIRSGREFVINYESGIYPNESVKSNIHSIMGTPICIRNELVGYIVVEHTLMDFFEKENLKFMAGIASQTAIAIENANLYGKLQEVAIKDPLLSIYNRRYFYNFIECRMNLNKKRRFSIVMIDIDDFKVVNDTYGHQCGDEVLRFATEIIKQHLSETDILARYGGEEIIIYIEEFENEDRVFERIEGIRQHLCSERAGNSQVPIYITASFGISFYPNDGDELDDVVEVADKMLYKVKQNNKNGVLSSAKECVF; via the coding sequence ATGGAAGATTACAAATTGCTTTACGAAGAAATGTTGCGCAAATTTACTCAATATAAAATTTCTGTGGAAAAAGAAATACAAAAGTTAAAACTTCAAAATTTGGAAGTGGAGCAAAAATTAAATAATATAAGCAATATAGTTGAAATTGGAAAGTATATTAACTCAAGTATATCTAGTGATAATCTAACATCTAGGATAAATGATATGATAGTTGGGATTTTTGGGGCTACATATTCCACAATATATCTTAATAAGGATGGGGAGATGGCTGTTAAAGTCACAAATTCTAATATATGCGAAAAACCTAGTAAGGAAATAGAATTATATATTAGATCTGGGCGAGAGTTTGTAATCAACTATGAGAGTGGAATTTACCCAAATGAAAGTGTAAAGAGTAACATACATTCTATAATGGGGACTCCTATATGCATTAGGAATGAATTAGTAGGGTATATAGTGGTTGAACATACTTTAATGGATTTTTTTGAAAAAGAAAACCTTAAGTTTATGGCGGGGATAGCTTCTCAAACAGCTATAGCTATAGAAAATGCAAACTTGTACGGAAAACTGCAGGAAGTAGCCATAAAGGATCCACTTTTATCTATTTACAATAGAAGGTATTTTTATAATTTTATTGAGTGTAGAATGAACTTAAATAAAAAGAGAAGATTTTCAATTGTTATGATAGATATTGATGATTTTAAAGTAGTAAACGATACTTATGGGCATCAATGTGGAGATGAAGTTTTAAGATTTGCAACAGAGATTATTAAGCAACATCTAAGTGAAACAGATATCTTAGCAAGATATGGTGGAGAAGAGATAATAATATATATAGAAGAATTTGAAAATGAAGACAGAGTGTTTGAGAGGATTGAGGGAATAAGACAGCACTTGTGTAGCGAGAGAGCAGGAAATTCGCAGGTTCCTATATATATAACTGCAAGTTTTGGAATAAGTTTCTATCCCAATGATGGAGACGAATTGGATGACGTTGTAGAAGTAGCAGATAAAATGTTATACAAGGTAAAGCAGAATAATAAAAATGGAGTTTTAAGTTCTGCAAAAGAGTGCGTTTTTTAA
- a CDS encoding Ger(x)C family spore germination protein, producing the protein MKSNKFIKSVSLIIILSISLSGCFNYRDINKVVFATAALFDVNEKGNIVIYLDCITPYRSKNESSEKGKRELFKGEGSSVLEAAQKINMASSYEVNLSQCRSYIFTDNAARRGIKNYVDVMNRSQQYIVRPYLLVYKGQVQDLFSKAYGEEENIGFYIDDIVTKTKNNPSAIGTTINEYISKSTMNYKDIVVGELGVKSDLNKSRLELNGAAVFRDDTMVAEMNPDDIANYKYLNGVSSTGVIKVKNPMDENKTISLQIISSKAVTNLKYIDGKFELNKDIWIKCNVGEVQGTFNSLAEMSDKLKLEAETYLNKQVYDTFEKYKLKGVDIFEIDKLVKEKYKYEKFPKDPIMMTQLKCKINIELVGTGIIEATY; encoded by the coding sequence ATGAAAAGTAATAAATTCATAAAATCAGTATCATTGATAATAATTTTAAGCATATCTCTATCAGGATGTTTTAATTATAGGGATATAAACAAGGTTGTCTTTGCAACAGCGGCTTTGTTTGATGTGAATGAAAAAGGAAATATTGTGATATATTTAGATTGTATAACCCCTTATAGAAGTAAAAATGAAAGTTCTGAGAAGGGAAAGAGAGAATTATTTAAAGGTGAAGGAAGTTCAGTTTTGGAAGCAGCTCAGAAAATAAATATGGCTAGTAGCTATGAAGTTAATTTATCACAATGTAGATCGTATATTTTTACAGATAATGCTGCAAGACGAGGAATTAAGAATTATGTTGATGTAATGAATAGATCTCAGCAATACATAGTAAGACCTTATTTATTAGTTTATAAAGGTCAAGTACAGGATTTGTTTAGTAAGGCTTATGGTGAAGAAGAAAACATAGGCTTTTATATTGATGATATAGTTACCAAAACTAAGAACAATCCATCAGCTATAGGAACAACAATTAACGAGTATATAAGTAAATCAACTATGAATTATAAAGATATAGTTGTGGGTGAATTAGGAGTGAAAAGTGATCTAAATAAATCAAGGTTAGAACTTAATGGTGCAGCAGTATTTAGAGATGATACAATGGTGGCAGAGATGAATCCTGATGATATTGCAAATTATAAATATTTAAATGGAGTATCTAGTACAGGGGTTATAAAAGTTAAAAATCCTATGGATGAAAATAAAACTATAAGTCTTCAAATTATAAGTTCAAAAGCAGTTACAAACTTAAAGTACATTGATGGAAAATTTGAACTAAATAAAGATATTTGGATTAAGTGTAATGTTGGTGAAGTACAAGGAACATTTAATTCACTTGCAGAGATGAGTGATAAATTGAAATTAGAAGCAGAAACTTATCTAAATAAACAAGTATATGATACCTTTGAAAAGTATAAACTTAAAGGTGTAGATATTTTTGAGATAGATAAATTAGTAAAAGAAAAATATAAGTATGAAAAGTTTCCTAAAGACCCTATAATGATGACTCAACTTAAATGTAAGATCAATATTGAATTGGTGGGTACTGGAATAATTGAAGCTACATATTAG